Proteins from a genomic interval of Synechococcus sp. A15-28:
- a CDS encoding glycosyltransferase family 1 protein: MKIAFFTETFLPKVDGIVTRLTKTVRHLVEAGDEVIVFCPEGCPEEYMGARLIGVPAMPLPLYPELKLALPRPAVSDAIDSFQPDLIHVVNPAVLGLGGIWLAKNKSIPLIASYHTHLPKYLEHYGMGMLEPLLWELLKAAHNQALLNLCTSTAMVQELSDKGIQNTDLWQRGVDTELFRPELRSDTMRERLLGDHDDRGALLLYVGRLSAEKQIERIKPVLEALPDARLALVGDGPHRQQLEKHFEGTATTFVGYLAGEELAGAYASGDAFLFPSSTETLGLVLLEAMAAGCPVVGANRGGIPDIITDGINGCLYEPDGRDGGAASLIEATQRLLGNAAERQSLRSAARSEAERWGWAGATEQLRGYYRQVLERELSAAA; the protein is encoded by the coding sequence GTGAAAATCGCCTTCTTCACCGAAACCTTCCTGCCGAAGGTGGATGGCATCGTCACCCGCCTCACCAAAACCGTGAGGCATCTGGTGGAAGCTGGTGATGAGGTGATCGTCTTCTGTCCGGAGGGTTGTCCGGAGGAGTACATGGGCGCCCGGCTGATCGGCGTGCCTGCAATGCCCCTCCCCCTCTATCCGGAGCTGAAGCTCGCTTTACCTCGCCCGGCCGTCTCCGACGCGATCGACAGCTTTCAGCCGGACCTGATCCACGTCGTCAACCCCGCCGTACTCGGTCTGGGGGGCATCTGGCTGGCGAAGAACAAGTCGATTCCGCTGATCGCCAGTTACCACACGCACTTGCCCAAGTACCTCGAGCACTACGGCATGGGCATGCTCGAACCGCTGCTGTGGGAGTTGCTCAAAGCGGCCCACAACCAGGCGCTGCTCAACCTCTGCACCTCCACCGCCATGGTGCAGGAACTAAGCGACAAGGGCATTCAGAACACCGACCTCTGGCAACGGGGCGTTGACACGGAGCTGTTCCGCCCTGAGCTGCGCTCCGACACCATGCGGGAGCGGCTATTGGGGGACCATGACGACCGCGGCGCCCTGCTGCTCTACGTCGGCCGTCTCTCCGCTGAAAAACAGATCGAGCGCATCAAGCCGGTGCTGGAAGCCCTGCCCGATGCACGGCTCGCCCTGGTGGGCGACGGTCCGCATCGCCAGCAACTGGAAAAACATTTCGAGGGCACCGCCACCACCTTTGTGGGTTACCTGGCCGGCGAGGAACTGGCCGGTGCCTACGCCAGCGGTGATGCCTTCCTCTTCCCCTCCAGCACGGAAACCCTCGGCCTGGTGCTGCTGGAGGCCATGGCCGCAGGCTGCCCTGTGGTGGGCGCCAACCGTGGGGGAATCCCAGACATCATCACCGACGGCATCAATGGCTGCCTCTATGAACCCGATGGCAGAGATGGCGGTGCCGCCAGCCTGATCGAAGCCACCCAACGCTTGCTGGGCAACGCCGCCGAGCGCCAGAGTCTGCGCAGCGCCGCCCGTTCGGAAGCGGAACGCTGGGGCTGGGCCGGGGCCACCGAGCAACTTCGCGGCTACTACCGGCAGGTCCTGGAACGGGAGCTCAGCGCAGCCGCCTGA
- a CDS encoding NAD-dependent epimerase/dehydratase family protein — MKVLVLGGDGFCGWPCAVNLADQGHEVLIVDNLSRRKIDIDLEVESLTPIVSIGERLKAWEEIGGKPMRFLHMDIAHEYQRLLDLLLEEKPDSVVHFAEQRAAPYSMKSSATKRYTVDNNVNGTHNLMAAIVESGLDIHVVHLGTMGVYGYGSHRGATIPEGYLKVEVPQPDGSRFEEEILHPASPGSVYHMTKTLDQLLFLYYNKNDKVRITDLHQGIVWGTNTDATDRDPRLTNRFDYDGDYGTVLNRFLMQAAIGYPLTVHGTGGQTRAFIHIRDSVRCVQLALENPPTQGERVKIFNQMTESHQVGELAKKVAALTGAQVNNLPNPRNEAVENDLIVDNRCFIELGLNPTTLDDGLLKEVVEIATRYADRCDRNRILCTSAWTKTQAQAIGTAS, encoded by the coding sequence GTGAAAGTTCTCGTTCTCGGCGGTGACGGCTTCTGCGGCTGGCCCTGTGCGGTGAACCTGGCGGATCAGGGCCATGAGGTGCTGATCGTTGACAACCTCAGTCGCCGCAAGATCGACATCGACTTGGAGGTGGAGTCGCTGACGCCGATCGTCAGCATCGGCGAGCGCCTCAAGGCCTGGGAAGAGATCGGCGGCAAGCCGATGCGCTTCCTGCACATGGATATCGCTCACGAATATCAGCGGCTGCTGGATCTCCTGCTTGAGGAGAAGCCGGATTCGGTCGTTCATTTCGCCGAACAGCGTGCTGCTCCCTATTCGATGAAGAGCAGCGCCACCAAGCGCTACACCGTCGATAACAACGTCAACGGAACCCACAATCTGATGGCCGCCATCGTGGAAAGCGGCTTGGACATCCATGTGGTGCATCTGGGCACCATGGGCGTCTATGGCTACGGCTCCCACCGCGGCGCCACGATTCCCGAGGGTTATCTCAAGGTGGAGGTGCCCCAGCCGGATGGCAGCCGCTTCGAGGAGGAGATCCTCCATCCAGCCAGTCCGGGCAGCGTCTATCACATGACCAAGACGCTGGATCAGCTGCTCTTCCTTTACTACAACAAGAACGACAAGGTCCGGATCACGGATCTGCACCAGGGCATCGTCTGGGGCACCAACACCGACGCCACCGACCGCGACCCGCGCCTGACCAACCGCTTCGATTACGACGGTGACTACGGCACGGTGCTCAACCGCTTCCTGATGCAGGCCGCCATCGGCTATCCGCTCACCGTGCATGGCACCGGTGGCCAGACCCGTGCCTTCATCCACATCCGCGACTCAGTGCGCTGCGTCCAGCTGGCTCTGGAGAACCCGCCCACCCAGGGCGAACGGGTCAAAATCTTCAACCAGATGACGGAAAGCCATCAGGTGGGTGAACTGGCCAAGAAGGTGGCCGCTCTCACCGGTGCTCAGGTGAACAACCTGCCCAACCCCCGCAACGAGGCCGTCGAAAACGATCTGATCGTCGACAACCGCTGCTTCATCGAGCTCGGCCTCAACCCCACCACCCTCGATGACGGACTGCTGAAGGAAGTGGTGGAAATCGCCACCCGCTACGCCGACCGCTGCGACCGCAACCGCATCCTCTGCACCTCCGCCTGGACCAAGACCCAGGCGCAAGCCATCGGTACCGCCTCCTGA
- the mrdA gene encoding penicillin-binding protein 2: MAGTIQQRQTGLRQQPLVLLLVVLLFCGVMVSRLVWMQLLEGARYRELADENRIRLVPRSPIRGRLLDRKGRVLATSRLSYSLYLEPRLVGNEDWPDLRDRLARLLNLDPVQLDRERQRGPGRDGFRTTLALDLRPEQVLRFREQALGLKGAQVDVDILRFYPHGTLAAHALGYTQPITEAEYETLSERGYRIRDRIGRTGVEAAYESHLRGKWGGQMLEVNAMGEVQRNLGDRPSVAGKDLTLTLDLDLQRAAETALADKPGGAVVALDPKDGAILALASKPGFDPNFFSKLITTQKEYDALFSNPKKPLLSRAMNPYDPGSTWKPVTAMAGMESGKFPPETKLHTTACITYGGHCFPDHNGVGFGHIGYADALRHSSNTFFYQVGVGAGSKALKQAADQLGFQQKTGIEIGWEESVGLVGDEAWAAAGRGWAEPGTVPWIPEDMASASIGQSVVQITPLQLARAYAVFANGGWLVTPHLAQGTTDWLDADHRRKVAMKPSTLATIRAGLRKVVSAGTGFGLNGPDIPPAAGKTGTAEDSTGGPDHAWFSSYAPYPNGEIVVVAFAQNTPGGGSVHALPMAKAVLAEWNRTRPD; encoded by the coding sequence GTGGCGGGAACGATCCAGCAGCGGCAGACCGGTCTTCGTCAGCAACCGTTGGTCCTGCTGCTCGTGGTGCTCCTGTTCTGCGGCGTCATGGTGAGCCGCCTGGTGTGGATGCAGCTGCTGGAGGGGGCTCGCTACCGGGAATTGGCTGATGAGAACCGCATCCGTCTGGTGCCGCGATCGCCGATACGTGGCCGGTTGCTCGATCGCAAGGGACGGGTGCTCGCCACCAGCAGACTGAGTTATTCGCTGTACCTCGAGCCACGGCTGGTGGGAAATGAGGACTGGCCGGACCTGCGGGATCGCCTGGCGCGGCTGCTGAACCTCGACCCGGTGCAGCTGGATCGGGAACGTCAGCGCGGACCGGGCCGCGACGGCTTCCGCACCACCCTGGCGCTGGATCTTCGCCCTGAGCAGGTGCTGCGCTTCCGCGAGCAGGCCCTTGGTCTCAAGGGGGCCCAGGTGGATGTGGACATCCTGCGCTTCTACCCCCACGGGACCCTGGCGGCCCATGCCCTCGGCTACACCCAGCCGATCACGGAAGCGGAGTATGAAACCCTCTCCGAACGGGGGTACAGGATTCGCGATCGCATCGGTCGCACGGGGGTGGAAGCGGCCTATGAGTCCCATCTGCGCGGCAAGTGGGGTGGTCAGATGTTGGAGGTCAACGCGATGGGAGAGGTGCAGCGGAACCTCGGTGACCGTCCATCGGTGGCCGGGAAGGATCTCACGCTCACCTTGGATCTGGATCTGCAGCGGGCGGCGGAGACAGCTCTGGCGGACAAGCCGGGTGGGGCTGTGGTGGCCCTTGATCCCAAGGACGGCGCCATCCTGGCGCTGGCGAGCAAACCGGGGTTTGACCCCAATTTCTTCTCCAAGCTGATCACCACCCAAAAGGAATACGACGCGCTCTTCTCCAATCCGAAGAAGCCGTTGCTGTCCCGGGCGATGAACCCCTACGACCCCGGCAGCACCTGGAAGCCGGTCACGGCGATGGCGGGGATGGAATCAGGCAAATTCCCGCCGGAGACCAAATTGCACACCACCGCCTGCATCACCTACGGCGGCCACTGTTTCCCCGATCACAACGGTGTGGGATTCGGGCACATCGGTTACGCCGATGCGCTGCGCCATTCCAGCAACACCTTCTTCTATCAAGTGGGAGTCGGGGCAGGGTCCAAGGCCCTAAAGCAGGCGGCGGATCAACTGGGGTTTCAACAGAAGACCGGCATTGAGATCGGTTGGGAGGAGAGCGTCGGGCTGGTGGGTGATGAGGCCTGGGCCGCGGCGGGTCGTGGCTGGGCGGAGCCGGGGACTGTTCCCTGGATTCCGGAGGACATGGCCAGCGCGTCCATCGGTCAGTCGGTGGTACAGATCACGCCGCTGCAGCTGGCCCGTGCCTACGCCGTGTTTGCCAACGGTGGTTGGTTGGTGACACCGCATCTGGCCCAGGGCACCACCGACTGGCTGGATGCCGATCACCGCCGCAAGGTGGCGATGAAGCCCTCCACCCTGGCCACGATCCGCGCCGGCTTGCGCAAGGTGGTGTCAGCGGGAACGGGGTTTGGACTCAACGGACCGGATATCCCTCCGGCGGCTGGCAAGACCGGCACGGCGGAGGACAGCACCGGTGGGCCGGACCATGCCTGGTTCAGCTCCTATGCCCCGTACCCCAACGGGGAGATCGTTGTGGTGGCGTTCGCTCAAAACACCCCCGGCGGTGGATCGGTGCATGCCCTGCCGATGGCCAAGGCGGTGCTGGCGGAATGGAACAGAACCCGCCCGGACTGA